A section of the Sphaerobacter thermophilus DSM 20745 genome encodes:
- the menH gene encoding 2-succinyl-6-hydroxy-2,4-cyclohexadiene-1-carboxylate synthase, with product MGLIAVNGVRLHVERGGDGPPLLLLHGFTGSAATWEPLLPALQAHFHTVAPDLIGHGRSDVPADPARYAMDRCVADLVALLDALDIDRAAVLGYSMGGRTALHLALAAPERVSALVLEGASPGIADPDERAARVASDAALADRIEREGLQAFVDAWERLPLFASQQRLPEATRARLRAQRLSHTPRGLANSLRGMGAGAMAPVHDRLGEIAVPVLLIAGELDGKYVEISRAMAGAMPQATVRIIPDAGHAPHLEQPEAFVEAVLGFLVEKRERPART from the coding sequence GTGGGCCTGATCGCGGTCAACGGCGTCCGTCTCCACGTCGAGCGCGGGGGCGACGGTCCCCCGCTGCTACTGCTCCACGGCTTCACCGGCAGCGCGGCCACGTGGGAGCCGCTGCTGCCCGCCTTGCAGGCGCACTTCCACACGGTCGCGCCCGACCTGATCGGGCACGGCCGTTCCGACGTGCCCGCCGACCCGGCCCGGTACGCCATGGATCGCTGCGTGGCGGATCTCGTCGCGCTGCTCGACGCGCTCGACATCGACCGCGCTGCCGTGCTCGGCTATTCGATGGGTGGGCGGACGGCGCTGCACCTGGCGCTGGCCGCGCCCGAGCGGGTGAGCGCGCTGGTGCTGGAGGGTGCGTCGCCGGGCATCGCCGACCCGGATGAGCGCGCGGCCCGCGTGGCAAGCGATGCGGCCCTGGCCGACCGGATCGAGCGTGAGGGGCTGCAAGCCTTCGTCGATGCCTGGGAGCGATTGCCCCTCTTCGCCAGCCAGCAGCGGCTGCCGGAGGCGACGCGGGCGCGCCTGCGAGCGCAGCGTCTCAGCCACACCCCACGCGGCCTCGCCAATAGCCTGCGCGGCATGGGCGCCGGGGCCATGGCGCCGGTGCACGACCGCCTGGGTGAGATCGCTGTGCCGGTGTTGCTCATCGCCGGGGAGCTTGACGGAAAATACGTGGAGATCAGTCGCGCCATGGCGGGCGCCATGCCGCAGGCGACGGTCAGGATCATCCCCGACGCCGGGCATGCCCCGCACCTGGAGCAGCCTGAGGCGTTTGTCGAGGCGGTGCTGGGGTTCCTGGTGGAGAAGAGGGAGCGACCGGCTCGGACGTGA